In Spinacia oleracea cultivar Varoflay chromosome 5, BTI_SOV_V1, whole genome shotgun sequence, a single window of DNA contains:
- the LOC130461411 gene encoding uncharacterized protein has protein sequence MKICMWNVRGANRNLFLSHAKEIGFNQNPDIFIFLETKADGSRARETMLALKFSDFRVVRPIGTRGGIWMFWKKTVDMVLFDAENTYFHSLFHFKNFGKEGLVTAMHAPSSSKEKHHHWNSIRSNLPPKNTPWLVLGDMNEITGQSEKMGGRPFRVNQGKDMLNFMDEAGLVDLGFNGSPFT, from the coding sequence ATGAAAATCTGCATGTGGAATGTTAGGGGGGCAAACAGGAACTTGTTTTTATCGCATGCAAAAGAAATTGGTTTTAATCAAAATCCtgatattttcatttttcttgaAACGAAAGCTGATGGCTCTAGGGCTAGAGAAACAATGCTGGctcttaaattttcagattttagggTGGTTAGACCAATTGGGACTAGAGGGGGTATTTGGATGTTTTGGAAAAAAACTGTTGATATGGTGCTTTTTGATGCTGAAAACACTTATTTCCATTCCCTCTTTCACTTTAAAAATTTTGGAAAAGAAGGTCTAGTTACTGCTATGCATGCCCCTAGTTcttccaaagagaaacaccaTCACTGGAATTCAATCCGTTCAAATTTGCCACCAAAGAATACACCCTGGCTTGTTTTGGGAGATATGAATGAAATTACTGGCCAGTCTGAGAAAATGGGAGGTCGTCCTTTTCGTgtgaatcaaggaaaagatatGTTGAATTTTATGGATGAAGCTGGGCTGGTGGATTTGGGTTTTAATGGTTCTCCGTTCACTTAG